Proteins encoded in a region of the Anopheles ziemanni chromosome 2, idAnoZiCoDA_A2_x.2, whole genome shotgun sequence genome:
- the LOC131292379 gene encoding glycerate kinase, whose product MIRSFEKCARKMSTFENPISQLKDIFQCGVDAVKPRSLFQQQLVQNIALQQSLSHEDKRYHVIGFGKAVLGMAVEIEKLLGTRLRSGLISIPVGTRERFAKDLDFSLHPDSPLEVIECAHNNLPDERATVAASRMKALAQVMSSDDVLCVLVSGGGSALLCLPKKPVTLAEKLHIIKTLAGSGASIDELNHVRIALSAVKGGQLAMEAQNAFKVYSYVISDIVGDPVDLIASGPTVIGHGADENANAKAILMKYKLWDQLPMSAAQVIDRSKTTEHASIPGELFLLGSNDTAVKSIVERANLQGLKTIILSKKIQGNVRTVSEMYVSLAELIYNFKIDKLSVGALEDRIKQLFHGVAYDDLTPNEFLASLAESKNQSFLIVGAGEPTVCLEGDGKGGRNQELALRFSYGIRARQVGSDRIYFLSAGTDGIDGPTDMAGAIGGAFVAQAYDQMGSAADGMAFAKRNDSYQFYSSVGEGEYFVKTGHTGTNVMDIHLLLVT is encoded by the coding sequence ATGATAAGATCATTCGAAAAGTGCGCACGCAAAATGAGCACATTTGAAAACCCGATCTCCCAGCTGAAGGATATTTTTCAGTGCGGTGTAGATGCTGTAAAACCACGTTCCCTGTTCCAGCAACAGTTAGTTCAAAACATCGCTTTACAACAAAGTCTATCACACGAAGACAAACGTTATCATGTGATCGGTTTCGGAAAGGCGGTGCTTGGAATGGCTGTTGAAATAGAAAAGTTACTCGGCACCCGCCTGCGCAGCGGCTTGATCAGCATTCCCGTAGGCACCAGAGAACGGTTTGCCAAAGATTTGGATTTTTCGCTGCACCCTGACAGCCCCCTGGAAGTGATCGAATGTGCTCACAATAATCTACCAGACGAACGAGCAACCGTTGCTGCCTCGAGGATGAAGGCACTCGCGCAGGTCATGTCCTCCGATGATGTGCTTTGCGTACTGGTTTCTGGAGGTGGATCTGCCCTGCTGTGTTTACCAAAGAAACCTGTCACGCTGGCGGAAAAGCTGCACATCATAAAAACATTGGCTGGCTCTGGAGCGTCAATCGACGAGTTGAATCACGTGAGAATAGCCTTATCAGCGGTCAAAGGAGGACAGCTAGCGATGGAGGCGCAGAATGCCTTCAAGGTGTATTCGTACGTTATTTCGGATATTGTTGGCGATCCCGTCGACTTGATTGCTAGCGGTCCGACCGTTATTGGCCATGGGGCAGACGAGAATGCAAATGCAAAAGCGATACTGATGAAGTACAAATTGTGGGACCAGCTTCCGATGTCCGCGGCACAAGTTATCGACCGATCGAAAACCACCGAACACGCTTCTATTCCAGGGGAATTGTTTTTACTCGGAAGTAATGATACGGCTGTAAAAAGTATCGTGGAACGAGCTAATTTGCAAGGTTTAAAAACCATTATTTTATCTAAAAAGATCCAGGGTAATGTTCGGACAGTTAGTGAAATGTATGTGTCACTGGCGGAATTGATTTACAACTTTAAAATAGATAAACTATCGGTGGGTGCATTAGAGGATCGAATTAAACAGTTATTCCACGGCGTAGCGTACGATGATCTAACACCGAACGAGTTTTTGGCAAGCTTAGCAGAATCCAAGAACCAAAGCTTCCTTATCGTTGGTGCTGGTGAACCAACGGTCTGTTTGGAAGGTGACGGTAAGGGTGGTAGAAATCAAGAACTTGCCCTTCGATTTTCCTATGGCATACGAGCGCGTCAGGTTGGTTCAGATAGGATTTATTTTCTATCAGCTGGTACAGATGGTATCGACGGCCCAACGGATATGGCCGGTGCAATCGGTGGAGCTTTCGTGGCACAAGCATACGATCAAATGGGCAGCGCAGCGGATGGCATGGCCTTCGCCAAGCGGAATGATTCGTATCAATTCTATAGCTCCGTTGGGGAAGGTGAATATTTCGTAAAAACCGGCCACACGGGAACCAATGTGATGGATATACATTTGCTGTTAGTTACCTAG